Genomic segment of Panicum virgatum strain AP13 chromosome 2K, P.virgatum_v5, whole genome shotgun sequence:
ttttaaaaaaatctacaattagtaattagtaatagtaagattgggGTCACGTCTGCTGCTAGATCTGGACCGCAATCCAAGCAAATCTCCATAGCAGAGAGGACCTCTCTTGTCGTATTATTCGACCGTACGGAAAGCATTTCGTCCTCACAGCAGCCAGAGTAGTATCTGATTGCTTAATTATTTGACCCTTCTGCTAGATATGTGCATCCAAGCCAACCTCGTACAGTACGACGCTATTCATATCTCCTTTTCGATCAATACTGTTGTTAGCCTCTTGTGGAGCTAGTGCCTAGTAGCCCAGGGCTTCTGAAATGTTTTGTACCAAAAAACGTAGGGTAGTTGTTCTTATAACTTTTTTTAACCTTATGCCGCCGGATACTAATCttttgaggaaaaaaaaaggttggtcTTGCAGATATATACTCCATTTTCGATCTGTCCTATGTCAAACAATGTTAAATTTGATCAAGTTTTTCGTATGTCAAACAATAATGATTAAAATGTTTTCCTTTCTCTGGAACAGGAAATATGTGCAACATAGCATACGAGCTTCCACTGAAGCGGGAACAGTGAGCTACGTACAGTATAGTAACTGTGCCATCGGCAATTAAACTAATGCACAGCGGGAATATAACACATACTTTTATTTGGAACAAATTAATTTCCATTCATTCGATCACCTGAACATTACAACCATGCATACTTAGCTTACTTGGTGGTGCTACTATAGCTACGTAGTGGTGCCGTGCTAGTTATTACGATCGACTAACAAATTATCCGtccaaaaaaaaagactaaCAAATTATCACCTAATTAAAAAGGATatgcatgaatttttttttgaggggtcaaCGGGGAGGGGGGGAGGATTCCCCACCTGATTTTTCATTTCTCACTGTGGCCCTGAATGACCAGATAGAGTAGAGTTATTACAAATGGGTTTTACATTGCCAAAGAAAAGAGGAAACACCAATGATCGCCTAAGCGTCGCTCAGTACATGGCAGGCGGCAGCTCCATGATTTGGCTTCCCATCTGCACGCGTGCAGGGTCTGATGTAACGACATGGTCTCCTGGCGGAAGATGAGTCCATTCCTGCGTTTCCATAATTGCCAGCAGCAAAGGATGATGAAGGTGTCATAGTGGCCACCTTCCACGTGTGGGGGGCGAGGAAGCTGTTGGATGTGTCTGGCTTCAAGGTCAGTAGGAACTGTTAAATTTCTAGGATCACACAGTGCACGGATCgagtaggatttctttctcttttcttgatCTGAGTACAAAAGGAGTCGCAGATCTAGAACATAAAGTACACAGGAAGGGAGAAGTAGAGACCATCACCACCGGTGGAGCTTGAAGTGGCCATCTCtggttcgttgatggagatccgcttAAGGGCGGCGACGAGCGGTGCAGAGGAGTCGTGGGCGTAGCGCCGGAGTCGAGGATGGTGGCAGCGACGTCGATGGATCagcgtcaacggcggcggcggtgagtctttccgctgctccagcgccccctccagatcggctagggtttagggaaTGTGGGTGAGGGTGCTGGCGGCGCGGTGAACCTCATACCGAGTGCCTGGCCCTTCACCCCCTTTTATATGGCACTGtacagcgggggcccaccaaccattaagggttggacgcccccgatcagggcgcggattaagggcctaataggccgttgggcccattaggaaggagatcaatccaacattctcccccttgatctcactttgtaCTTTATACTTTAACTTGAAACCTTTTTTCTTTAATTGTTCCCTCACAGATTAATGAATAGAGCATGTTTTATCGTCACGGTCCAAGACCgatagactcaacagctaccatacacatcactgttttgaaacaaattctttatcttttgggcccttttattctccagaaatcacagggttttccttaaacccatgccggctatgtgttccatgaacacattgggtgataagcctttagtgagcggatccgcaagcattttctttgtgcttatatgctcgagtgtaatagagtgattctggattttctccttcacaacataaaactttatgtcaatgtgtttggcagcaccacttgacttattgttgtgagcataaaacactgctggttcattgtcgcagtacattctgagtggtctttgaatgctgtctaccactcttaaactaggtataaatttctttaaccattcaacctgccccgatgcctcataacatgccacaaattcagtgtacatcgtcgatgatgcagtgacgctttgtttggagcttttccacgatatagctccccctgcaagtgtgaacacataaccagacgtggactttcggtcatcgatgtcccccgcaaaatccacatctgagtacccttctatctctagggaatcggattttctgtatgttagcatgaggccttttgtgtcttgcacataacgtaaagctttctttaccatgatccagtgtgcctgtcctggattactttgatatctgccaagtatcccggtaacaaatgctaagtcagggcgtgtacaaacttgagcatactgtaggattccgacagctgaagcatatggaaccgctttcatttgatcgatctcaaactggttcctgggacattgaaatttcccaaatctatcgcccttgattattggagcaggtgaaggcttgcacatatgcatactgtacttctttagaaccttttctaagtatgccttttgtgatagtcctaataccccctttgttctatctcggtgaatttcaattcccaaaacaaatcgctctttcaaagtttgaggacaagaatttctttgtctccagtagcagaccaacatcgctactagcaagtagaatgtcatccacatacaggatcatgaaaataaatttttcacttctgaactttgcataaatgcaattatcctcctcattttctttaaatccaaatttccttatggtttcatcaaactttaaataccactgcctagaggcttgctttaatccgtaaatggatttctttaagcgacatcccatatgttcttttcctttcacgACAAAACCTTTCGGTTGAGCCATGTAAACATTTTCATACAGATCTCCGTTAAGGAAcgccgtctttacatccatctgatgtaattctaagtcataatgtgccaccaatgccattataatcctgaaggaatctttacacgaaaccGGAGAAAAGGTTTCGTTATAGTCTATCCCTTCCCTTTGTgtaaagccttttgccacgagtcgtgctttgaacttttctacattccctttggagtcatgttttatcttgtagacccatttgcagcCTATTGTTTTGGCTTctttaggaatttcctctaagtcccaaacaccattggaactcattgatttcatctaatccttcatagcttccagccatttagatgagtgaatacttttcatggcttcttcatatgaagtgggatcaccctccatataGACTTCTTCTGTATTATAAACCTCGTAGTCACTAGAAATagccgaccttctttctctttatgaccttctaagggccactgcttgtggcacattttgtgcctcaacttctggcacattttccatagggggttgtagctcctcctcctcatgtccaaccgcgggttcaggcagttcctggatgacaggttccaaaccttcgctcactgttggtatgggtggagttgCGACAGGTGTTGTCACTGTAATATCTGGAATAGTTGGCGCAGCAGCAACCGAAGAAGGTACTGGCGtcactatttcaggaacttttggtgcagcatcaacaggtagtgagaaaaatagctcttgaatcctaggagtaggcacatacacccgcttctcctcaaggtcaatttctctaggtatcatgctccccctgatcatttcaTTTTCTAGAAAGACAGCATGTCTCATTTCTACGaactttgtatgtctgtctgGACAGTAGAAACAAAAACCTTTCGACTTTTCAGGATAACCGATAAAATGGCAGCCTACAGTTTTGGGATCCAATTTTCCAATACTTGGATTAAAAactttagcctcagctgggctccACCAGACCCGAaggtgagtcagtgagggttctcttcctgtccacagctcatacggtgttttgggcaccgatttgcttggcactctgttgagaatatagatggcggtttttaacgcctccatccacagactcaatggcagtgtagaataactcatcatactgcgcaccatatccatcagtgtacggttgcgcctttcagctactccattttgctgagaCTCGCCTAGTGTGGAATATTGGGcaactataccattttcctgtaaaaatctcacaaaaggtccaggaacttgtccataaggggtatgtcgaccgtagtactcccctccacggtctgaccttactattttaattctcttgtcaagctgattttcaacctcagctttgaatattttaaatttatccaatacctcagatctttctttaattggataaatgtaaccatagcgggagtaatcgtctatgaatgttatgaacgaatcatagtcatccacacttttcacaggaaacgggccacatatatcagtgtggattatttctaatgttcctgcacttcgtttggcaacctttttaatttgctttacaaattttcctttaatgcattcaacGCATTGTTCAAGATCAGAAAACTCTAGCTGAGGAAGAATTTCACTCTTTACTAATCTTttaattctccccctcgaaatatggcctaaacgacagtgccataatttcgatgaagtatcttgagttctctttcttttctttgtttctttctctgacaaggattcattcacattcacatCACATACAGAATGCACTTTATCATGCATAGATAgtaaataaagatcattgtaaaggaaagcatcaccaatacaattattatcaaaccatagttcacatttgccattcgcaaaatgacaaccaaaaccatctATTTTTAAGCGTGATACATtgatcaagtttctttgaagcgaagggacaaataaaacatcttttaatataagcatgaaaccattaactagctcgagggagacatcgccaacagcttccacatctgcttgtactccgttcgcgactttaatgtgtctttcACTTCTTTGCGTAGTACTTGTCGAACagaatccctgtaaagaatttgcaacatgcacagttgcaatagaatcaatccaccaagtagatttagaaaaactgtatatacagggattcattaacaaatgaaattacattctcaccattctttgccattatcatctttaagTAGCCAGGACAATCTGCTTTACGATGCCCCTTGTCATGGCAGTGGAAGAACTCATCTTGAACTAGAGGGCGCTGTAGCTGATACTTCTGTGGCATAGGGGCTTTGTCTTTGGCTTTagaagaagaagcagcatggaaaggccttttcttgttattatgcacaaaattgacagacccatcattctgtttcttgagtctatcttcctcttgCGCACACATGCCAATTGCCTTTTCTATAttccacttctctggctgtgagttatagtttacaacgaacgttgcaaactcttttggcagagaggcaaaaaccaggtgcaccataaactcttccttgagatccaagttcattggtttgagcttggagttcaagACACACATCCCCATAATATGATCTCTTATAgtaccggcattgccatagtacctctttgtgaccaattgctctatgatctgtgtggcataagtctttgaagaaccagtaaactagttctttatcttttcaaggtactctgcagctgaatcacactctccaattgaacccaaaatgttaggatcaattgtgttctttatcactaccacacatttcttgttggcatTATTCCACTTTATCTTTTGGAGATCATAAGTCATCTTTAAAGGAGCATAGTCCCTTTCCTTTTCctgccactcagcatcagtgtcagattcccctctcaccggagccggtggctcagtgggctttggagtggtgatcatctcatccacctctccacagacgaaagcaagatcaaccatcttgatccattcgccatagttgtctccGTTTAGAGTTGGGATGTGAttgatgaatcccatcaagttcatccccgctgaaaatttcaaaaaatagtgagaacataataacaacAATTGCATGTAATAATTCTAACGTTGGTCaaaaatagaacatacaactgtttatgcaattaaatctatatcaccgttgggcagaaatagaaataaatgcacaagaACTATGAAATTACAGTATTATAATTAACAACATTGGTCAGAAAATTAACAATACCATCATCCTAAAAATAACCTTTTAACCATGCTtttaaaatttaattgtctcgttggttcgaattaaagtaAAAAAGCAACTATATAAACTtagcagcggaaacatgtaggaatttctatttccagaagcaaaactataaacttttatctctaaacaataaacacgttggtgcaaaattgaatagagatcaaactataatcaaaaccattcaaacaaactattgaaattgcttctggaaaaaagaaaaaacaataaaATGGAACACTCATCAGGCGGCCCAGAAGCAAAATACAGCCCGCGGCCTGCTCGGCCGCCTCCTCTTGGGCCCAAGGTCCGACAGCCAACGGCCAGGCCGCCGAATTGGCGTGCCGCGGCATCCGCTCCCCCGCCTGCATGGGCTGCCTGCTGGCCCAGGAGGCAAGACGCTATCTCGGCCGCCAATCTTGATCGGACGGTCGTCCACGCGTTTCGCCGGATCAAAACTCGTCGACGACGCGGCgtcccccaaaccctaggtcATTTGCtcctcccctttctctctccactgcacagcggcgacggccactggccatggtggccgggcgggacggcgccgccgcggcttgctcgccggcgcgcgcgctcaccagagggtgagcgcgccgccgtcgagccggcCGTGGACGGAGCCATGCTCTCGAGCCCCGCGCGCGCGACCCCAGCGTCTCGGAGCGGCGAGCAGGCGGCTCCTCTGTACCGTGAAGTCCGGCGAGCAACGGCGCAAGCACGTCgcgcgcaccggcggcggcagtggcgcgTAGACCAGGTAGTTCCCGCGCCCTTTCatctctagggttagggttagatcCTTTCTGTTCGATTCGAAATCGATTCGCTTTTCTTTGACTTTTGTTTCGATTCGCACTCGAATCTTTCTTTCCCGACCTCGATCTACACGTGTGTAGGcgactgataccattgttaaaTTTCTAGGATCACACAGTGGACGGATACgagtaggatttctttctcttttcttgatCTGAGTACAAAAGGAGTCCTAGATCTAGAACATAGAGTACACAGGAAGGGAGAAGTAGAGACCATCACCACCGGTGGAGCTTGGAGCGGCCATCTCtggttcgttgatggagatccgctcaagCGCGGCGACGAGCGGTGCAGAGGAGTCGTGGGCGTAGCGCCGGAGTCGAGGACGTGGGCAGCGACGTCGATGGGTcagcgtcgacggcggcggcggtgagtcgactcggctagggtttagggaaTGTGGGTGAGGGTGCTGGCGGCGCGGTGAACCTCGTACCGAGTGCCTGGCCCCTCACCCCCTTTTATATGGCGGTGTACAGcaggggcccaccaaccattaagggttggacgCCCCTGATCAGGGCGTGGATTAAGGGCCTAATAGGCCGTTGGGCCCACTAGGtaggagatcaatccaacaggAACATTGAAGCCAAGCGCCCTCAAGAAGCTCGCAGCAAAGTCACAATGGAAGAGCAGGTGTACTGCCGTTTCTGGGCCTCCAGGATATGCATGAATGACCCGTATAGCTAGATCGCGATAAGCAAGGTACAGTGCCTCCCAGATGAGTGATAGGCTGGGTAGCCAATGCAAGAAGGCTGATTACTTTAACCGCTGATGATTAGCCGGCCTGCACGATGCGTGCGTGTCAAAAGAGATCTTTCTCCCCGACGGCCCGCCCCGACGAAGCAGTCGTTGTGGTTGTGGATGATCTAGAGTCGCAGCTCAAGGTCAAGCTCCTCGCCGGAATtggagggcgcgacggcggtgtTGGCGATCTCCGGGGGGGCAGAGATGTGGGAGGCCGTCCTCCAGTTGAGCATTTCCACCGTGCCACCGCTGCTGGCCCCCGCCCCCGGGTGCAGCACGTGGTCGGCGAagagccgcgcgccgccgccgtccggcgCTTCGACCTTCACGTCCGTGACGCCGTGGGGAGCGATCGGGATCGACAAGCCAAGCGCGTCcagtgaggcggcggcggcggcgtcctcctcgTGGCCGTAGACGTGGGGGttccagccggcggcggcgcggtcctTCTTGTGTGCGTTCTGGTGGCCGCCGAGCGCCTGCGACTTGAGGAACGTCTTGTCGCAGAAGAGGCAAGCGAACAGACGCACCTCGTCCACCTCCTCACGGCGGCGTCCAGCCGCCGGCGCCAGGGCCAGGGACAGGTGTAGCTCCTGCTGCTCCATGGCACTGCAAACCTGCCTTGCTAACTGTTCCAAAAAGCACCCAGCAGCCAAGCTTGCTGTAAGCAGTAGCCAGTAGGAGAAAACAATTAGATTGTCAGTCCACACCGGCTCCGACCAATCGTGCTTGGTTTTGCTAACAATGGATCGGAgcgagatggcggcggcgattcTCTGTCCAGAAATGGTACGAGCTAGGAGCCTAGGACGAACGGGACAGACGCATCGctgggggccggggccggggccgagACGGGAGCGAGGTGTGTGATGGGCACGCGCTAGTCCTTTGGCAAGAGCGGATGGTTTGGATACCAAGTCGGCGATCAAGTACATCATTTATAGGGCGAAGAACAGCACTGTTATTCTCTCTATAAccattctttcaaaaaaaaatttctctCTATAACCATTTTGTTTCATTAGAACATATACAGCACTGCTAAAGTTTTTGGGAGAAATCTTCTATTATTTCCCATTAATTGCAATCGCTTATTTGCGAACGGTATGTCATTGATGCAGGAGGCCATAGTGCATTAACAGTAAACAATTTGGAATTGAGCAAAGATGATTGAgtcatataaatatatataaatattgcTTTTGGTGGTGAATTAAATTGAgtaatataaaaatattttgtaaTACTTTAATACCTTAATAGATTACGGCAGACTGAGTAATTAAGAACATCTAGTACTCCCTATGTCAGAAATCCTGTATCCAGACACGGCTCAAAGCTTATTGGAGATgaaaaaactttaaaacccgTGTTATTAAAATGCATCTCCTGTATAGGGGCTGCTATCGGAGATGCGTCTCAACAAACACGCATCTCCTTCTGCTCTCCATATAGGAGACGTGGGCTGTTAAACCGCAGGCTCCAATATTATCGTAAACGCTTGCTTTTAACCCGCTTTCTCGGATGATTTGTCATAGAGACACGTTTCATTTTTGGAAGCCTAGGAGAACATATTAGAAACACGTTTAATTAAGGCACGTCTGTGATATTGTTTTGGAGACGCATTACAAAATCAGTGTCTCCAAATAGGGTGTCTTACATAGTGACTCAAATTAGCTTTACATCATAATTTTACTTAGATCATAAAGCAATGGAAGCCCAACCAATTTAGTTCCCTATCTAAGGGCGTCTAACAAGGGCCAAATTAGCTTTACATTGTCGGTGTTTCGATCACCAGCGAGTAAATTTTCGCTGCACTTCTTCATAGCTCAATGGCTAACACTTAAAGACAAGAGCTTAGACGGGTTCGGATAACTTCCCTACATCCAGTATAGGTGGTGGTGCACTTCGTATTCCTTGCGTTCGAGTGCTGGATGCTTACAATGGTGCACTTATAAACGGGTAAAAGTGTCTATCGGAAGTGTTCAGATCAGATCGTTGGAAGAAGGCCTAGCTCCACCTTGTATATCTCAGTCGGCTGGGCTACAATGCGAGAAGAAGGGATGCCTCGCCCCCCGGGTTGGCATCCTGGTAGGGAGGTTGGGGGCCCTACAGGTGTCCAAGCTAGGGCACTCAGTTGGTTCTTTGTCCCGGCCCGAAGCCAAGTCTCACGTCCACTTGTTGTGCGGCACCGCCTATGAGGTAATTGATACTGACAATTACATCATAATTTTGGTTATTCGGAACAAAAATCTAGGGTTTATTCCTGTCCTTAAAAAGGATTTGACGACAATAATAATCTCATAGTTCTAGGAATTGGGTGGTCATAACCACCTTTAATTTGATTATATTATTGCAGGTGTGATTGTGCATCTACCAGCAAGGTTCAATGCTGGTTCGAGCCTTTTCCAACTCAAAATTTGGTGTCTGTTTCTTATACAAAAATGATCCGTGACATCCAACTCTCATGAAGATTCTATCATAAAGTAATTCCAATAAACAGGTAGAAGTACATTTAAATTCTCAAAAAAGGCATGTTTTTgcataaaaaatataattcacAAACATGCCAGGGAAGATGAGTATCAGGGTGAGAGTCGGAGGAAGTAAAAAAACGGTTAAGCCCACAAGGTGCAAAGCTACCATACCAACTACTTTGTGAGAGTTGTTGATCCTTCATGGGAGTTATGCAACACTCTATGAAATTATATACATAGTTTCCAAGAGAGTGTTGTGATCACCTGCACGAAAACAAACATTTCATGATGGTCCATATAATACCTTCACAAAATATGTTCTCATGACAGTTCTTTTGTCACGTTCACAAAAATAAACATTTTCACGAAATTTCCATTTTGTGGTAGCTTGCGACCAATAGGGGGTGGGTTTGTCGGGATGAAATGAAACTTTCGTCACTACACTGGTGTGGAACACAAATTCCCGATTTTTGAAAAGAGTTATATATACACTGTTTTATCTAGAGGAAACATCTCCCCCTCTTTCTTTACAAATATATATAATGTCATATTTTCATATTTACTTATATGGCACCCAAGTGTAACTCCCAaaacctagctagctagttggAGCAAGCAAAAGCAAGAATACACCAAagctgccggcgccgccacctagTCCGATCCACCTCCGATCCTCACGGCGTCTGGCCGCTGGTATGCCAGGGACCAGGGATAGGTGTAGCTCCCCTGGCTCCATGCCACTGTAGGAGAAAACTAGTTAATAAATTGTCAGTCCAATCCCCCGATGACCAATGTCCAATAGTGCTTGGTGTTGCTAACAATGGAGATGGCGGTGGCGATTCTGTGTCTAGAAACCACTTGGGAGTAatatgttgacactcaaaattgtcacgatgaaggttttctggacaatctgggcaggaccggtcagacctctctcttgaaccggtcagacctgtcaagtttgtcaaattgcaaattggactgcaccattgcgtagatctcgtcgagacgatcgaaatacatatatagaacgtctaattcggagtccggatgagggagttatgcctcccggaagacctgcaccccggtccagaccggtctgaccggtccgaaatgcccagtccgagttaggagttgtattttgacacgagaTTTGACAGGGTTCCAACTCCtaacgggtacagacctccccaccctatatatattaaaggccacggccgattgagggtaatcccaatcgattcacacatttatcctttaccttttacctccaaaccctaatttTTCCATtctcatctgctgttcttcgctcgtctccacGGCGTTTGATggcattctgagtggcctgccgacttcagaacaaccctagatccacgagctccgacggggtccctcccgagctcgaggttttaggt
This window contains:
- the LOC120694969 gene encoding zinc finger protein 6-like yields the protein MEQQELHLSLALAPAAGRRREEVDEVRLFACLFCDKTFLKSQALGGHQNAHKKDRAAAGWNPHVYGHEEDAAAAASLDALGLSIPIAPHGVTDVKVEAPDGGGARLFADHVLHPGAGASSGGTVEMLNWRTASHISAPPEIANTAVAPSNSGEELDLELRL